The DNA sequence CCATAATAGCACCACTATCTTTATCAATTTCATATTTAATATTTGACCCATAAGGAATTTCAATTACGGCGTTAATTTTATTTGGAATATCTCCAATTTTGATTTTGCTTAAATCCATATTTATTCTCCTTTTTTAAATACTTTGAATTTTTTTAATCAATTCTTTCATATCTGCAACAATAGGTTCTATTGTGCGTTCTCCATCAATAATAAAATGAAGTTTTTTATTTTGATAAAATTTTTGAATTTCTTCTAATGGTTCTGTATAAACTTTCATTCTATTATAAAAAACTTCTTCATTATCATCAGCTCCACGATTTCTACCTAAAACTCTATCTTTGGCTACTTGTTCGCTTACGCGTACTTCAATCACGCCTTTAAGTTCTATTTCATTTTGAGAGCTTAAAACCTTATCAAATTCTGTCATTTGTTCAATACTTCTTGGATAACCATCGATAATGATTGTTTGAGTTGGTGCATTTTTAAGTGCTGAGACTATAGTATTTATAACTACATCCAAAGGTACTAAATTTCCTTTAGAGATAAAACTATCAATTGTTTTTCCAAGCTCACTGCCGCTAGCAACCTCTTCTCTTAATAAATCACCTGTTGAATAATGAGTAATGTTAATATCTGATTGAGCTATAAGACTTGCATCTGTTGTTTTTCCACTCCCAGGTGCTCCTATGATTAAAAACAATTCTTTCATTTTATATTCTCCCTTAATTTAATTCCTAATTCTCTTAAAGCTTCATTGTTTGGCTCTGATGGCGCATCTGTCATGAGACATTGTGCTCTTTGTGTTTTTGGAAAAGCAATAACTTCTCTTATACTTTTTGAACCAGTAACTAGCATGATAAGCCTATCTAATCCTATAGCAATGCCGCCATGAGGTGGAGCTCCAAAACTTAAAGCATCTAGCAAAAATCCAAATTTATTTTTTTGTTCACTTTCGTCAATATTTAATTTTTTGAAAACTTTTTGCTGAATATCATTTTTATGAATTCTAATACTTCCACCACCTAATTCCACACCATTTAAAACAACATCATAGGCAATGGAGTAAATTTCTTCAATATCTTCTTCATCAATATTTTTTGGCATAGTAAAAGGATGATGCATAGCCGAATAAGTTCCATCGTCGTTTTGTTCAAACATAGGAAAATCAACAACCCATAAAAATTCCAATGCATCTGGATTGATTAATTTTAATTCTTCTGCAAGGAAAATTCTAAATCTTCCCATATAATCAAGAACAGTTTTTTTAGCTCCAGCACCGAAAAATACAACATCTCCAACTTCCAAATTGCAACGTTTGCTAAGTTCTTGTAAATCAGATTCATTAAAAAATTTGCAAAGTGGACCTTTAAGGCCATCTTCTTTAACTTGTATAAAGGCTAAGCCTTGTGCTCCAAATTTGCGAACAAATTCTTCAAATCTTTGCATTTGTCTTTTTGAAAAGATGGTGTCTCCTTGTGGAACACGTATAGCTTTAATGCGGTTTTTCTTTGTGTCTTTAGCAATATTTGAAAAAATTTCATTATTAGATTTGGCGAAGATATCAATTACATCTATAAACTTAAGATCAAATCTTAAGTCGGGTTTATCACTTCCATAAAGTTCCATAGCTTCTTTATATTGCATAATCCTAAAAGGAGTTTTAATTTCTTTACCACAAGCTTTAAAAATATCTTTTAAAAAAGTTTCAGCAACTACCATAACATCTTTTTGTTCACAAAAACTCATTTCGACATCAATTTGGGTAAATTCTGGTTGACGATCCGCTCTTAAGTCTTCATCTCTAAAGCATTTTGCGATTTGAAAATAACGATCAAAACCACTACACATTAGAAGTTGTTTAAATAACTGCGGACTTTGAGGTAAGGCGTAAAATTCACCTTGATGAACGCGAGAAGGAACAAGATAATCTCTTGCTCCTTCGGGTGTAGCTTTAGTTAAAATAGGGGTTTCAACTTCTAAAAATCCCATAGCAGCTAGGGAATTTCTAGCTGCTATACAAGCTTTTGAACGTAAAGAAAAATTTTCATAAAGCTTAGGATTTCTTAAATCTAAAAACCTATATTTTAATCTTAATTCCTCATTAACACTTTCATCAGCAATTGCAAAAGGAGGAACTGCACTTTCGTTTTCTATAATAAGTTTACTAACCACAACTTCAATTTCACCAGTTTTTAATTTATTATTAGCAAGTCCTTCTACACGAGGACGAATTTTTCCTTCAGCAATAAGAACAAATTCATTTCTAGCACGCGAAGCAATTTCATGAGATTCTTTGCTATCATTTGGATCGCAAACAAGTTGTATAATACCACTACGGTCTCTTAAGTCTATAAAAATGACTCCTCCATGATCGCGGTAGCTATTGACCCAACCACAGAGTCTAACTGTTTCTCCAACATTGGAAATTCCTAAGTCTGTATTATAATGACTACGCAATTTTTTTCCTTGAAATTAAAATAATTATTTTAAAATTATAGTATTTTTATTCTTTTGCTTAGCTAAGTTTTGTTATAATTTTTTTATGCAGAATAAAATAGATTATAAAAATATTAAGAAAGTAGGACTTGTTGTTCGTTTTAATTCGAATTTTGATGAGGAAATATCTACTTTAGAAAACATTTTAAAGAAATATAATGTTGAACTTTTGTTTTTAAAAAACTTTAAAAAGCCAAATTTATCACATTATGATATTGATGATTTATTTAAAATTTCAGATTTTATTATTTCTTTAGGTGGAGATGGGACATTAATTTCTGTATGTCGTAAAGCTTGGGAATATGATCGAGCCGTTTTGGGAATTCATGCTGGACATTTGGGTTTTTTAACAGATTTTAAAATGGATCAAGCAGAAGATTTTTTTCAATCTTTTTTTTGCGGTCATTTTAAAACAGAAAATCCCTTTTTACTTAGTGTTCATTTAAAGCAAAAGAATGGCCAAAAAATGAAAGATTATGCTTTTAATGATATTATAATAAAAAGAGAAGATCAAACCTCTATGGCATATATTGAGGTGTATCATCAGGATAAAAAATTTAATGAATATTTCGGAGATGGATTAATTGTTTCTACTCCTGCTGGATCAACTGCTTATAATTTAAGCGCTAATGGTCCTATAGTTTATACTTTAGCTCAAGCATTTATTCTTACTCCAATTTGTTCTCATTCTTTAACACAAAGACCTATAGTTTTGCCTAAGGGGTTTGAATTAGAAATTAGAGCCAAGGGATGCATGTTTTCTATAGATGGACAAAAAAATTACAAAATGGATGATTTTAAAAGTATTAAAGTAGGTTTAAGTCACAAGAGTGTTACTTTAATTCGTCCAGAGAATCGAGATTATTTTCAAATTCTAAAAGAAAAATTAAATTGGGGAAGTTGATGATTAATAGAATTTTTATAAAAGAAAATCTAGGTTTTAAAGAAGCTAAGCTTGAAATTTCAAAAGGACTTACTGTTTTTACTGGACTTAGTGGAGCTGGAAAATCAATATTATTTAAAGGAATTTTATCTGCTTTTGCTATAAGCGATAGCGAAGCAAGAATTGTAGAATTAGGGCTTGATGATAAATTGAATTTGGAAGAATATGGAATAGAAAGCGAAGAAGAAAATGTTTTTAAGCTTTTAAAAGAAAAAAATACAAAATACTTTATTAATAATCAAAGCATTGCTAAAAAAAGTTTGCAAAATTTAAGTAAAAGTTTTATTAAATATCTTAGCGCTAAGGAAAATAATGAATTTAGTAATGAAAAATTTTTAAGAATTTTAGATGCTTTGGAGATACAAAATAATCCCCAATTTGAAAATTTCTTAAGTGAATTTAAAGAAGATTTTAATAATTATACTCGATTATCTGAAGAATTAAATCAAATTTTAGATGAAGAAAGAAAAATCGAAGAATTAAAAGAAGTGGCTAAAATTCAAATTGAAAAGATTCAAAGTATCAATCCAAAAATAGGGGAATATGAGGAATTATTAATACTTAAGAAAAAACTTTCTAAAAAAGATAAATTAGATGAAGCTTGGCAAAAAGCTAGTGTAATTTTTGATTTAGAAAAAATTGTAATTGATGCTTTAAATTTAAGTGAGAAAGATCCAACTTTTTTTAGCGAATGTTTAAATGAATTACGTTTGATTTTAGAGAGTCAAAAAATAGAAGATTTTGATTTTGATATTGAAAAAATACTTGATAGGATAGAAAATTTATCTTTTTTAATGAAACGTTACGGGAGTATCGAAAATGCATTAGAAATTTTAAAGCAAAAAAAACAAGAGCTTGAACATTATGAGAATTTAAGTTTTGAGAAAAAAGAACTTGAGAAAAAATTTGAAAAAGCAAAAGACAAACTAGAAAAAAGTACAAAAATTTTAACTCAAACAAGGATAAATAACTTAGAAAAATTACAAAATTGTTTGAATGAGTATTTAAAAAATCTTTATATGAAAGATGCTATTTTAAGTTTAGATGAAAGCGAAGTAATATCCTCCATGGGTAAAGATGAGATTAATTTAAATATTAACTTTGCTAATTTAAAAAATTTAAGCTCCGGAGAGCTTAATCGTTTAAGACTTGCATTTATAGCAACAGAATGTAAAATTTTAGGTCAAGGTAGCGGGATATTGTTTTTAGATGAAATTGATGCCAACTTAAGCGGCAAAGAAGCGATGAGTATTGCTATGGTTTTAGACGAACTTTCAAATTTTTATCAAATTTTTGCTATTTCGCACTTGCCTCAACTTTCTTCTAGGGCACACAATCATTTCTTGGTTGAAAAAAAAGGTGATGAAAGCTTTGTAAAAAAGTTAAACCAAGAAGAGAGGATTAAAGAACTTGCTAGAATGGTAAGCGGAGAAAAGATTAATGAAGAGGCTATAGAATTTGCTAAAACTTTGTTTAAATCTTAAGCGGATTTTTCATTTAAACATGTTATAATTTTATTCTTACATTAGAATTAGCTTTTAATTTTTAAGGTGTGTTAAATTTATGAATAAAAAAATTTTAATTGTTGATCATAATAAAATGCTTGGAAAACTTTTGGCTAAAAAAATTCAATCAACTTTAAATTACGAAGTTGATATAGTTTTTAGTTATACAGAAGCAAAAGAATTATCTGTTAATAATTATTTTTTAGTTTTTGCAGAATTATATTTACCCGATGCTCCAAATGGAGAGGTAGTTGAGTTTCTTTTAGAGAAAAAATTACCCGTGATTGTTTTAACTGCCAATAATGATAAAGAAGTAAGAGATGATTTTTTAAAAAAAGATATATTAGGTTATATTTTTAAAGAAAGTAGTACTTGTATCGATGATATTATAAATTCAATATCCAAGTTAGAACACTATTCTGGAATTAAAATCATTTTAGCTTTAAGTAAACTTCCTGAGCGTAATGAGATTAAAAAAATTCTTACGCAAAGACGTTTTAATGTTTTGGCTGCTGCCCATGGAGAAGAGGCTATGAGTTATTTAAATGATAATGATGATATACGCCTTATTATTGCCGATGTTAATATGCCAGTCATTAGTGGAAGCGAACTTTTGGATGAAGTTAGAACTCGTTTTAGTGAAGAAGAGCTAGGAGTGATACTTTTAGGTGATAAAAATGATACTTTAGAGGCTGATTTATTTAAAAATGGCGCTAATGAGTATTTGATAAAACCGATTAAAAGAGATAGTTTTAATTCTCGATTAGATCGATGTTTAACTTATATGGAAAATATGAAATTTTTAAATACTTATAATAATCTTGATCCTATTTCAGGTGTGAAAAACTATGAAGCCTTAATGGATGATATTGAGTTATATTTTAATGAAATTATGACTAAAGAAGAAGATTTTGCTTTGGCTTTTTTAAATATTGATGACTTAAGATCTGTAAATGAAAGATATGGTTTTGATGTAGGTAATGAGGTTATTAAAATTTGTGCCAATGAAATTGTAAATGAGATCAAAGGTAGGGACATAGTAGGAAGATTTAGTCCTGAAAAATTTTGCATTTTATTAAAAAATATTTCTCATGAAAAAGCTGTTAAAATTTTATCTCGTATTCGTGTTAATATCAAAAAAGTTGGAGTTTTAATTAATTTAGATGAAGTATTTTTTACCGCTTCTATTGGAGTGGCTTTTGGTAAAAACAAAGATAAATTTGATCACTTGAGCAAGCAAGCATCTAATGCCCTTGAGCAAGCAAAAATTAATGGAAAAGATCGAGTGGAAGTATGTTCTTAGAACTTGAATTTAAAGATAATTTAAAAATAATCGATACCCATTGTCATATTGATAGCGATGTTTTTAAGGAGGATTTGGATGCACTTTTAAAACATTCTTTTAACAATGGAATTGAAAAAATAATCATACCTGGTGCACACATTAAAGATTTGCCTTATGCTGCAGAGCTATCAAAAAAATATGATAGAGTATATTTTGCAGCTGGAATACATCCTTATGAAATTGATAATTTTGATGAAAATATTTTAAGACAATATTTAAAACAAGAAAAATGCATAGCTGTGGGTGAGTGTGGGTTGGATTATTTTCGTTTTCAAAGTGATGATTTAAAAGAGATAGAGTATCAAAAAAATCTTCAAAAACATTTTTTTAAAATTCAACTTGAATTGGCAAAAGAATTTAAAAAACCTGTAATTATTCATTCACGAGAAGCTAATAATGATACCTACGAAATTTTACATCAATATTCCAAAGAACTTGTTGGAGGGGTTTTGCATTGTTTTAATGCAAGTGAACATTTACTTCGTCTTAGTAACGAGGGTTTTTATTTTGGAATAGGTGGAATTTTAACGTTTAAAAATGCTAAAAAATTAGTAGAGATTTTACCTAGAATTCCAAAGGATAAATTGCTTATTGAAACTGATGCACCTTATTTAACCCCAGAGCCTTATCGTGGAAAAAGGAATGAACCTTTATTAACTCAATTGGTAGCCAATAAAATGAGTGAAATTCTAAATTTATCAAGAGAAGAGCTTTTGAAAATTTGTTTAGATAATTCCAAAAAATTATTTTTTCAAGGGGCTTTATGAGAAAAATATTATTATTGCTGTCTTTTAATTTTCTTTTTGCGCAAATTAATACTCCCGAATTTTACGAAAGACAAATAAAAATTTTAAGAGATTTAGATATTGAATCAAATTTTATTAGTAATTTAGTTTTTGTTCAAAGCCAGCAAGATATAAAATCAAAACATACTAAAACTTTAATCGATGGGATACAAAATTTTTCTAAAATAACGCCTATGATCCGAAAAATATTATCCGAACAGGAAGTTCCTGAAGAAATTTTATACCTAGCTATGGTTGAATCCGGCTTAAAAGTTAATAGTGTTTCTAATGCTAAAGCTGTTGGGATTTGGCAGTTTATGAAGCCTACAGCTAAAAATTTAGGACTTAGGGTGGATGCTTATGTTGATGAAAGACGAGATCCGGTCAAGTCAACTTATGCCGCAATTGATTATTTAAAGAGAATGAAAGCAGAGTTTGGTAAGTGGTATTTGGCTATTTTAGCTTATAATTGTGGAAATGGAAAATTGCATCAAGCTATTGAAGAAGCTGGGAGTGATGATTTAAATGTTTTGCTTGATTCAAATAAGAAATATCTTTCTTTAGAAACTAGAAATTTTTTGCGTAAAATTTTAACACTTTCATTTTTGGCAAATGATAGAGATTTTTTATTAACCAAAGATGCATCTTTAGTTAATTATACTTTAAGTAATGATTTTATTAAGGTGGATGCTCCATCTTCGGTTTCTTTAAAAGATATAGCTAAAAATTTAAATATAAGTTTTGCTACTTTTAAAAAGTATAACCCTCATTTTAAACATAATTTTACACCTCCGGGAAAAGGTTATTATATGTATATTCCTTTAAATAAAGTAGCTTTTTTTGATAAACATTTTAAAGAAAATAAACTTGCAAAAGTTGATACAACTATACCTATGACTAAAGTTTATATTGTAAAAGCAGGTGATTCTTTATATAAAATAGCTAAAAATCATCGTGTGAGTGTAGATAGTATTAAAGAATTAAACCGTATTTATAAAAATCGTTTAAGTATCAATCAAAAAATTATAATACCAATAAAGGAGAATAAAAATGCAAATATTAAAACAGCTCAAAGCGACTCTAAAAATTATTCCAATTTTATCCATAATTAGTGTTTTTACAGGTTGTGGAATAGGAAATTTACTTTCAGAATCAAGCGGTAGTGCTCAGGTTTATTATCCAAGTAACGATTTTAAAAGTAATCCTAGCTCTTCAGGAGGAAAAGGCACTATGAAGCCTTATACCATAAATGGAAAAACTTATTATCCAACTGTAGTATCTGTTGGAGAAACTGCTGATGGTATTGCTAGTTGGTATGGGCCAGGTTTTCATGGTAAAAAAACTTCAAATGGTGAAATTTATGATCAAAATGCATTTACGGCAGCTCATAAGACTTTACCTATGAATACAATTTTAAAAGTTACAAATTTAAATAATAATCGTCAAGTTACTGTTCGTATAAATGATCGTGGTCCTTTTGTAAATAATCGTATTATTGATTTGTCTAATGCGGCCGCAAAGCAAATTGATATGATACATAGCGGAACGGCACCTGTTAGACTTGAAGTTATAGGATTTGGTTCTTCTAATTCTGGTAATAATATTGTTCATTCTAATATAAATTATGGAAATGGCGGAGAAATTTCAGGTAATGGCCAAATTTATGAAGGTGGAAATTTTATGGTTCA is a window from the Campylobacter sp. RM10537 genome containing:
- a CDS encoding AAA family ATPase, translating into MINRIFIKENLGFKEAKLEISKGLTVFTGLSGAGKSILFKGILSAFAISDSEARIVELGLDDKLNLEEYGIESEEENVFKLLKEKNTKYFINNQSIAKKSLQNLSKSFIKYLSAKENNEFSNEKFLRILDALEIQNNPQFENFLSEFKEDFNNYTRLSEELNQILDEERKIEELKEVAKIQIEKIQSINPKIGEYEELLILKKKLSKKDKLDEAWQKASVIFDLEKIVIDALNLSEKDPTFFSECLNELRLILESQKIEDFDFDIEKILDRIENLSFLMKRYGSIENALEILKQKKQELEHYENLSFEKKELEKKFEKAKDKLEKSTKILTQTRINNLEKLQNCLNEYLKNLYMKDAILSLDESEVISSMGKDEINLNINFANLKNLSSGELNRLRLAFIATECKILGQGSGILFLDEIDANLSGKEAMSIAMVLDELSNFYQIFAISHLPQLSSRAHNHFLVEKKGDESFVKKLNQEERIKELARMVSGEKINEEAIEFAKTLFKS
- a CDS encoding adenylate kinase, whose translation is MKELFLIIGAPGSGKTTDASLIAQSDINITHYSTGDLLREEVASGSELGKTIDSFISKGNLVPLDVVINTIVSALKNAPTQTIIIDGYPRSIEQMTEFDKVLSSQNEIELKGVIEVRVSEQVAKDRVLGRNRGADDNEEVFYNRMKVYTEPLEEIQKFYQNKKLHFIIDGERTIEPIVADMKELIKKIQSI
- the aspS gene encoding aspartate--tRNA ligase, translated to MRSHYNTDLGISNVGETVRLCGWVNSYRDHGGVIFIDLRDRSGIIQLVCDPNDSKESHEIASRARNEFVLIAEGKIRPRVEGLANNKLKTGEIEVVVSKLIIENESAVPPFAIADESVNEELRLKYRFLDLRNPKLYENFSLRSKACIAARNSLAAMGFLEVETPILTKATPEGARDYLVPSRVHQGEFYALPQSPQLFKQLLMCSGFDRYFQIAKCFRDEDLRADRQPEFTQIDVEMSFCEQKDVMVVAETFLKDIFKACGKEIKTPFRIMQYKEAMELYGSDKPDLRFDLKFIDVIDIFAKSNNEIFSNIAKDTKKNRIKAIRVPQGDTIFSKRQMQRFEEFVRKFGAQGLAFIQVKEDGLKGPLCKFFNESDLQELSKRCNLEVGDVVFFGAGAKKTVLDYMGRFRIFLAEELKLINPDALEFLWVVDFPMFEQNDDGTYSAMHHPFTMPKNIDEEDIEEIYSIAYDVVLNGVELGGGSIRIHKNDIQQKVFKKLNIDESEQKNKFGFLLDALSFGAPPHGGIAIGLDRLIMLVTGSKSIREVIAFPKTQRAQCLMTDAPSEPNNEALRELGIKLRENIK
- the cbrR gene encoding bile resistance response regulator CbrR; translation: MNKKILIVDHNKMLGKLLAKKIQSTLNYEVDIVFSYTEAKELSVNNYFLVFAELYLPDAPNGEVVEFLLEKKLPVIVLTANNDKEVRDDFLKKDILGYIFKESSTCIDDIINSISKLEHYSGIKIILALSKLPERNEIKKILTQRRFNVLAAAHGEEAMSYLNDNDDIRLIIADVNMPVISGSELLDEVRTRFSEEELGVILLGDKNDTLEADLFKNGANEYLIKPIKRDSFNSRLDRCLTYMENMKFLNTYNNLDPISGVKNYEALMDDIELYFNEIMTKEEDFALAFLNIDDLRSVNERYGFDVGNEVIKICANEIVNEIKGRDIVGRFSPEKFCILLKNISHEKAVKILSRIRVNIKKVGVLINLDEVFFTASIGVAFGKNKDKFDHLSKQASNALEQAKINGKDRVEVCS
- a CDS encoding lytic transglycosylase domain-containing protein, translating into MRKILLLLSFNFLFAQINTPEFYERQIKILRDLDIESNFISNLVFVQSQQDIKSKHTKTLIDGIQNFSKITPMIRKILSEQEVPEEILYLAMVESGLKVNSVSNAKAVGIWQFMKPTAKNLGLRVDAYVDERRDPVKSTYAAIDYLKRMKAEFGKWYLAILAYNCGNGKLHQAIEEAGSDDLNVLLDSNKKYLSLETRNFLRKILTLSFLANDRDFLLTKDASLVNYTLSNDFIKVDAPSSVSLKDIAKNLNISFATFKKYNPHFKHNFTPPGKGYYMYIPLNKVAFFDKHFKENKLAKVDTTIPMTKVYIVKAGDSLYKIAKNHRVSVDSIKELNRIYKNRLSINQKIIIPIKENKNANIKTAQSDSKNYSNFIHN
- a CDS encoding NAD(+) kinase, coding for MQNKIDYKNIKKVGLVVRFNSNFDEEISTLENILKKYNVELLFLKNFKKPNLSHYDIDDLFKISDFIISLGGDGTLISVCRKAWEYDRAVLGIHAGHLGFLTDFKMDQAEDFFQSFFCGHFKTENPFLLSVHLKQKNGQKMKDYAFNDIIIKREDQTSMAYIEVYHQDKKFNEYFGDGLIVSTPAGSTAYNLSANGPIVYTLAQAFILTPICSHSLTQRPIVLPKGFELEIRAKGCMFSIDGQKNYKMDDFKSIKVGLSHKSVTLIRPENRDYFQILKEKLNWGS
- a CDS encoding TatD family hydrolase, producing MFLELEFKDNLKIIDTHCHIDSDVFKEDLDALLKHSFNNGIEKIIIPGAHIKDLPYAAELSKKYDRVYFAAGIHPYEIDNFDENILRQYLKQEKCIAVGECGLDYFRFQSDDLKEIEYQKNLQKHFFKIQLELAKEFKKPVIIHSREANNDTYEILHQYSKELVGGVLHCFNASEHLLRLSNEGFYFGIGGILTFKNAKKLVEILPRIPKDKLLIETDAPYLTPEPYRGKRNEPLLTQLVANKMSEILNLSREELLKICLDNSKKLFFQGAL
- a CDS encoding septal ring lytic transglycosylase RlpA family protein; the protein is MQILKQLKATLKIIPILSIISVFTGCGIGNLLSESSGSAQVYYPSNDFKSNPSSSGGKGTMKPYTINGKTYYPTVVSVGETADGIASWYGPGFHGKKTSNGEIYDQNAFTAAHKTLPMNTILKVTNLNNNRQVTVRINDRGPFVNNRIIDLSNAAAKQIDMIHSGTAPVRLEVIGFGSSNSGNNIVHSNINYGNGGEISGNGQIYEGGNFMVQIGAFKNPEGARTIASRYKTYRTYSSTIRTSAVDGLNRVFLTGFRSEEEARDFAASGAFAGAFIVRE